TCCACATTGTTGCTTGCGCTGCCTACCTTTTTAATATTGATGGCAAATAATCACACAGAAGATAAAAGCAAAAGTAGCAGGACACAATGCTGACATGAAGATTATCCCATTGGACCATTGGACCATTATCCCATTGCTGCATTTGATCACATGCAATGGTGTTCATTAATCTAAAAATCAGACCCTACACTTGCAGGACAACACTAGGTTGAAGAAAATTGGATTTCAGATCAGTTTGAACTACACTATTCTacctaaatatttttaaaaccataTCTACAATTATAGCATCCTATAATATCTGATAACggtaataatatttaattattataattaatataatataatatatattatgtaattaatatattataatatataattataatatttaattatagCATCCTTTAAATATCTGATAAAggtaataatatttaatttaatagttGAAAAAACGGAGGCAATTTATGAGTCCTAATTCTTCCCTTTTCTCCCATTCTTTGATCTCAGATTTTAAATATGTTATAGATCCGTGATCGCGAACCTATGAGAcacgtgccagagatggcacacaaagccctctatgtgggcatgcgcaccgtcgccagctgctcttgtgATTTCCAGTGGGCGCATGCacaccgaccagctggtctttgtgtgtgccggaacgccggaaacccaaagaccagccagaaactggtcttcgggtttccggcgctccaacatgcgcgaagaccagctggctggcacggggGCACACATgcgtgttccagtttgggcactcgttgCTGAAAAGATTTCCATCACTGTTATAGATAAATATGGTAAGTGTGCAGAATGGGAAAACAAGATTTTATAGAATTTGAGATTTGAATATTGATGGGAAATCTTTTTCTCTTGACCATAACGTGTAAAAGGATATCAGATAAAATGATGGGAGTttcatcaaaaatttaatgagatCTTAAACCCTAAAACGTAACAATATTCATACTATTTAAAGTCAAAGGTGTTTCAACATTATATGTAACAGATTCTCCtggaacactttttaaaaagtatgaacAAAGGGTTTCAGCTTGTGTGCATtatgggaatattttttttccaaagtttcaaaaACAATATTGTGCAAATCCAGTTTGATTTTGGTTTTGATTTTGGAATCAAACTTGGATTCCAAAATAGTCAATAGATGGCATCATACtactttaaaattgtattattttaCAGTAATTATGTGTGTTTGATGGGTTTCATTAATTTAATCCATATTTTCTCTGGTGGCAGTTTCTACgtttattcatttcatttgcaAGCTTTGAGGAAATGGGTACCATACTCAATTCTAGTCACTTTTGTCCCTTTTCCTCAGAATCTGCTaagagctttaattttttttctgcatgtTTTCTATTGGAGGCTCTTCTAAGATGTTGCTGGGGAATCTGAATTGTCTGTAATCCCTTTCTAAAACAACTTAAATTAAAAACAGTTGTTTACATTTCttccacctttttaaaaaaaataaactttcattCTTTGTCTCTTTTCTGGTGAGAGTGATCATTCTCCTGACATTCTCCTGACAAATCATTCTCCCCAGGGACATGACATCAAGCTGCTCAATCAGAATATACCAAGACTGTGGGAGCCCTATTTCTGAGATAGGATGCCAAGGAGAATAAAGGCATTCCATTGGAACATAAGCAGCCAGTGTAAACTACCAAAGAGGTACACTGGAACAGGAAGCATAACTAGAGTACATACAAAGGTTTTCTGAGACAGGTGATTTGAGACCTCTACAGCTTCACCCTACTAGCTCAACTGCTGTCATTGGATGTGAAAATATGCAGGTAATCTCAATTTAGgatcacaatcgagcccaacatttctgttgttgagacgtttaagtgagttttgctccatttcttgccacagttgttaagtgaacactgagttgataagttagtaacccgactgttaagtgaatttggcttccccactgactttgcttgtcagaagtttgcaaaaggggatgaaGTGACCTTTGGGGCACagcaagtcataaatatgaatcagttgccaagcatctgaattttgatcatgtgaccatgggggatgctgcaaaggtcgtaactgtgaaaaactgtcattttTCAACGTGcagttaactttgaacagtcactaaatggaattgttgtaagtcaaagactacctgtagtttgttAGCTGTCAGACTATGTAGCAAAATACTGAGACTAGGGTGCTGAGTTTTTTTAATATGTGGTATTTAGAAACAGAGAAgctgaaaaattaattaaaaaatttaattacGGCTTTATTTAAGTTTCATTGTTCGTTTTCAGTAATTGGGATGTATAGTTCTCATCAATTGCTCTCTGAAGTATTTTTTCTGTAgaaatattgcattttaaaaaaagctgcatCTTACTTTATCAAGGCTTTTAAATTCTCAGGATGTTTCTTAACACGAGGGCTTCCCTCTCTCAATTACGCTTTTTTCACTGTTTTATGTATGACTTAAATAAAAAATCACTTCCCAAAACTCTATTCATTTTTTAAGTGTTCAGCATTGAtgccaattttcttttttaatttgatgGGTCTCATGTAATGAGACTTGTAAAAAGGATAATATGTAAAGGCAAATAAAAATTTAGCCATGTGATTATTTAGTAAAATCTTGAAACTTGATTTAGTTATcaaatttcagattttttttctttatgtatccGTTATGCTTCCAAGCCACCAAAATCTTTTTTAACCAAAAGGAAGTACTCAAACCATGAAATCTCAAAAATTAGTTCATTAGGTCAGGCTTTATAAAAGCCAACTGGAAGTCAGTTCTGACCAATTTTAAAGTGATTAAAATTTGTCCCTTATGTTGATAGATTGTAGACTATCCTCTTCAGCTATATAGTATAGTGAAATAATTGATGGACGATTGTTGGAATTGGCCAATTACTTTCAATATAGGAAAGATTTAATCAGAGACGATGCACATGTATACCAGTTTAGAACCTAAAATCAAAAGAAATTATCTGTATAAAACTTTTGCCTAGTTATACCAAGAAACTTTGATTCATGtaactttaaaccaggggtgaaatccaggtggttctaacaggttctggagaaccagtggcggaaattttgagtaattcggagaaccagcaaaaacCTCTGGCTGGAgtggaggtgggaatggagatttagcaatatccttcccctgccacacccacagaaatggtaggaaaaatttttgaatttcacccatattttaaacttgtatggcTAATTTTGTGAATTAGCCAAGTACATCAAAATTAATAAGCTAAAATAGATTTTATATTTATGCTGCAGAAAATCGTACTCAagacatttattaaaataatatattgaatgGCACAAACTCAAAATGTTTTATAGCTTTTTATTTCACAGACATGATACGTTTAAGACATGGAAAATTGACATGATCACATGGTGGAATGGCAAGACATCCTAGGTCTGCTGCATTCCTTTGTAGTATCACTGCCCCAGGTAACTAGTAAGCTAAGTGTGTTAAATGAAACATCATGGAGACGAGCCATGCAGCAGAGATGTGGCAAAGCAGGTCTAatattcctctccttcctcttcaccCTCTCCTTCAACAGAATCTACACCCACTTCCTCATAATCCTTCTCCAGGGCAGCCATGTCTTCCCGAGCCTCAGAGAACTCCCCTTCTTCCATCCCTTCCCCAACATACCAGTGCACGAAGGCCCGCTTGGCATACATTAGATCAAACTTGTGGTCCAGGCGGGCCCAGGCCTCGGCAATGGCTGTGGTGTTGCTCAGCATGCAGACTGCCCGCTGAACTTTGGCTAGGTCTCCCCCAGGAACCACAGTGGGAGGCTGGTAGTTGATCCCCACTTTAAAGCCTGTAGGACACCAGTCTACAAACTGGATTGTTCGCTTTGTTTTAATGGTGGCAATAGCAGCATTGACATCCTTAGGTACCACATCCCCTCGATACAAAAGGCAGCAGGCCATGTATTTGCCATGGCGGGGGTCACACTTCACCATCTGGTTAGCAGGCTCAAAGCAAGCATTGGTGATCTCAGCCACAGAAAGCTGCTCGTGGTAGGCCTTCTCTGCAGAGATGACCGGAGCATAGGTAGCCAGAGGGAAATGGATACGAGGGTAGGGCACTAGATTGGTCTGGAACTCTGTCAGGTCTACATTCAGAGCCCCATCAAAGCGTAGCGAGGCAGTGATGGAGGATACAATCTGGCTGATAAGGCGGTTGAGGTTTGTGTAAGTTGGCCGCTCAATGTCCAGATTCCTTCGGCAGATATCGTATATGGCTTCATTGTCTACCATAAAAGCACAGTCTGAGTGCTCAAGAGTGGTATGTGTGGTGAGGATTGAATTGTAGGGTTCCACCACAGCTGTTGATATTTGAGGCGCTGGGTAAATGGAAAACTCCAGCTTGGACTTCTTGCCATAGTCTACGGACAGGCGCTCCATCAGCAGGGATGTAAAGCCAGAGCCAGTGCCACCACCAAAGCTGTGGAAGACCAGAAAACCCTGGAGACCTGTGCACTGGTCAGCCTgttgggaaaaaaaccaaagattTCATGCAGTAATTTcaggatttttctctctctctgaatacATTAAATCAACAGAAACATGTCAATTTtaagattattattttaaagtttaaagttatTAACAAGGCCTAATTTAAGGGATTGAAAGTAGTGTTACTACTTCCAGTGCAAAATGTGTTACTTCCTAAGTTTTTAGCTTACAAAAACTGAGGTTATTTCTGTCCTTACTTGCTTGCAATAACCAGGCATTTCTCAGTTTCATAGACTTTATATATCAGGGAAGGGAAGACACATGTACCATGATGCAACTGCACCATTCCTGTATTTGCATGGACGTTCAATGTACATTTCTCACTTTGCATCAGTGTGGTTAGAACAGATATCTATTACATTTTGTCTCTCTGCTTATACTATTCTTGCCACCAAAAAAAATAAGCTTATAAATTCCCAGTCTGCTGCCATTTTAATTATTCCAATTCATCAAGATTCTGCTCAGGAGGTAAGCACCAACAAAACGGTGCTATAAATAATAGCCCAATATTAAAGCATACAAGATACAGTTAACCATACTAGTAAAGAAATCTAGGTAAAGTTATGAAAGCAAATTCTAAACCAATATCAAATAGGGATGTTTTGAATTTAATTCATGTGTAATCAACTCCTATCAAGCTTCAAGAAAAAAAGGTTATGGGCCTAGTAAAGGATAAAAAGGATTTCTACCAGTCTTGTCTGGTCCAGCAGGATGGGCATGCCCTGGCTCTCATCAGCTAAGAGATCCCCGTTTGCAAGATCCAGAAGGTGAGCTCATTATCATAGCACTTGCCCTATGGAATGTTCTCTCTGGAGAGGTCTTTTGGCAGGCCCTAAAGTTCTACTGCTCAGTCCTGAATGTGATACTTTGCTTGGCtacctattttaatttttataattgtagttataattatattttaatattgtttacTGTCCAAGGTGACCAGAAAGTGGCAATGTGTTGTATGATTATGATAAGTCAAATTTCTTCAATCCAGTTAATAGCTTTCAAAGCCAGGGAGTGAAATATTTACCCCAAGTCCACTATACCACAGTTGCAACGTATTTGTGTTTAACTGCCACTTAGAAAAAATGGCATCAaattatctcttttttaaaaaatctcagctTGAGTTATCTCAAGATAACTCAAGATAAGATAACATAAGCCTAAAAGAATGTCTATTTCCAGAATATCAGATGCTAACTACTcaaagttctttttcttctatcaaGCTTATCCCAAATATTCACTTGTGCAAATATGTAAATTATTTACCAGTTTTCTAATCCTGTCAAGGACCAAGTCAATGATCTCTTTGCCAATGGTGTAATGCCCCCTGGCATAGTTGTTAGCAGCATCTTCTTTGCCAGTGATTAGTTGCTCAGGGTGGAATAGCTGGCGATATGTTCCAGTGCGCACTTCAtctgtttggaaaataaatcccCAAATTAAGATCGCTATattctaataaaaaatatatatgcatgaGAAAACATACATGAATTGTCTTACTCACCAATCACTGTTGGCTCCAAATCCACAAATACAGCCCTGGGAACGTGTTTGCCAGCTCCAGTCTCACTGAAGAAGGTGTTGAAGGAGTCATCTCCTCCTCCAATGGTCTTATCGCTGGGCATCTGCCCATCTGGCTGGATACCATGTTCAAGGCAGTAGAGCTCCCAGCAGGCGTTGCCAATCTGGACACCGGCTTGGCCAACATGGATGGAAATGCACTCACGCTGTAACAAGGAGAGAGAAACAGTAAAGCTGTATATTTCTCATTTAGGTGAGATGGGTGGTAAAAATTTTTGATAAATTCTCTTTCATTCTACATTTCTCATTCACAGCAGCCCATGCCTAAATTAAATATTGAACTTTAAAACTGTCAGTGTAGACCTCCAGACGACATGCCAATCAATTTCCAAGAAGAGATTATCACTCTTGGCTGACGGCTTTCAGGACATCTGATTAGCCACTGCAGCAAACCAGATGTTAATGAGCTTTTGGTCTGCATTAAGAGGGTTATCCTTTATAAAACATAACAATGTATATAAATTAGACCTCTTTTGAAAAGGAAATTGTTATAGATACTGCATGTGAAAATCTAATGGGAAGAAACATTTTATGGAAGCTCTCACAAAGAATTTAAGACCAGctatagtttaaaaaaattaaggataAAGAACAAATTATTTTTCTTGGAAATGTCTTGATCAAATGTCAAAAGATCAAAAGATCTTTTGATTTTTAAACATTGCCACCTCTGTTATTGAGGCTCTTCTGCATTATCTtatctttgtttttctgtttcatgTCTGGCATGTCTTCATGTCATGTCttaagttaaaaaacaaaaaactaccaATGACAAGCCAAGAACCATGGCACAAGACTGTCTAAGCCAGGTTGTTCCAAAGAAGTAATAAGGCCTTCAGCATTCAAACTTTTTCAAATAAAACTGATAAATGTATTAGACTAGACACACATTATTAATATGTAAGAGGACATTTTATATTCCAGTTTAGAATCCCACTAAAATTGTTATTTCAGTTTACAACACTAAGAAATGCACTCTTAAGTTTTTATTTCCAAGTACGATAAAATTTAATATCTAAGACTTAGCCTGATAGGAATTCTATAGTCTCTAAAAACTTCATGAATGAGCTACTCCCTGCTGCCACTCCCTGCATCGCAACTGCATTTCTTGCAAGCCAGAAAGCAAAAAAGATGCAGTCAGCCTCCCACGTCTACAAAGAGGAAGCAGGCCAAGCAGATTTTCCCCCTAGCATTGATTTCCTCTGTGGAACATCTGCTTACAGCCTGTTGCTTGATTTATCTAAGGCCTTGCTTTAAATTCCTGGCACATGCCCATCCTCCTGCACTCCCTTCATGAGTTTGTGTTCATTACACAGACCCAGCTCAACCTGCTGAGCACCACCTGTTGTAACACATTCCTTTAAGACCTTGTTAAGAATCTTACACTCAACAGATGGCACAAAGATGTCTGGCAATTAAGCCTTTTAAATGACAGGCAACTGCCTTCTAAAGAGGCAGATAAGCTGTTCAAATCTGAGAACTGTACTAAATTCTTATGACCATTAGCAGTTGTTTCAGCCATGTACTTGAAACATGCACACATTTCACTGATGTTTATACTGACTTCTGTGTGCACCTTTCTACAGGAACGCACTATGAAAACATGATTTTTGTGTGAGATCTGCAATGGCATCGGCAGGGCACTATGAACTTATGCACCCAATGCACATACTTATATCTGCAAGAAATCCAATATAATCTGCAGCAtttgtatgaaataattatatagttTATAATTAGTGCACCTCTGCAAATGCATATACATGTTCAATTTGGAAACAATATGCAAAGAAAACTTGTACATTTAAATTCCAAAGGATAATCAATTACAAAATGCAGGGAAGATTTTAACAGATGAGATCTGGTCCTGAAGAATTGAAAACAGACAGTTTAaccatatgtacatatgtattttACGATATATCAGAGCAGAAATGGATTACAGAGAACTTTAAACGACAAATTAGCCAACCATAGCTAGATAGCTTATTAGTCAATGGTTAGTTTTTACAGGGATACCACATTCAAGAGCAAAAATCCAGGCTGCATAACCATTTGATTTTTTCCTATCATCTAGTGATTATCTTGATTTTTGTATTCCAGATTTCTGATTTCTGATTCAGTGTGACctatcaatttaaaaaaatgggtggAGTAAATCCCAGTTAAACAGCATAGATACATATACAGCATGAATACAACCTCAAAACAGGGTTGTAGTTGAAAGACAAGTCTTGTTGATAAATTTAAATATCAGTGGATTACTGCTACTGTATCAGCTTTCCCACTGCACTGCAGAACTGCT
This genomic window from Ahaetulla prasina isolate Xishuangbanna chromosome 2, ASM2864084v1, whole genome shotgun sequence contains:
- the TUBA1B gene encoding tubulin alpha-1B chain, whose product is MRECISIHVGQAGVQIGNACWELYCLEHGIQPDGQMPSDKTIGGGDDSFNTFFSETGAGKHVPRAVFVDLEPTVIDEVRTGTYRQLFHPEQLITGKEDAANNYARGHYTIGKEIIDLVLDRIRKLADQCTGLQGFLVFHSFGGGTGSGFTSLLMERLSVDYGKKSKLEFSIYPAPQISTAVVEPYNSILTTHTTLEHSDCAFMVDNEAIYDICRRNLDIERPTYTNLNRLISQIVSSITASLRFDGALNVDLTEFQTNLVPYPRIHFPLATYAPVISAEKAYHEQLSVAEITNACFEPANQMVKCDPRHGKYMACCLLYRGDVVPKDVNAAIATIKTKRTIQFVDWCPTGFKVGINYQPPTVVPGGDLAKVQRAVCMLSNTTAIAEAWARLDHKFDLMYAKRAFVHWYVGEGMEEGEFSEAREDMAALEKDYEEVGVDSVEGEGEEEGEEY